In a genomic window of Rhizobium sp. N324:
- a CDS encoding polysaccharide pyruvyl transferase family protein — MYHLGEVVIRRLQEKLIKSVRKFVSKGQPYIIMDFPSNKDPGHHASWLGLAKVLQEVTGRLPVLTGGSLQSINDIKSTPGDAPIFICGWADFGDARIGRDDIRYRLACKYPDRTIIQMPQAIDFANEALLEYAKRTIGRHRNFFFMTRDERSFELAKANFDCDVETGPDTAFGIDLLKPFEADPLRALYVMQPFGEDDVDIAEARAIVDGPLTNWINGPDGLSRLRKASVVKAAMRRGFSRSEMAAQHHEDVAARYVDYGVKMLSGAERIITNRLHGHTLCLLLNKPHVAVARNGSRLHDFVSSWTGDSLLVEKATNAGEILAAMSRLPYEMNGTWYKSSRPIDLRPGLPAPDLVPHPSIV; from the coding sequence ATGTATCATCTCGGCGAAGTTGTAATACGGCGACTGCAGGAAAAGTTGATTAAATCGGTAAGGAAATTTGTTAGTAAAGGACAGCCTTACATTATAATGGATTTTCCATCCAATAAGGATCCCGGTCACCACGCAAGTTGGTTGGGATTGGCAAAAGTATTGCAGGAGGTAACAGGGCGCCTGCCGGTACTTACCGGCGGCTCTCTCCAAAGTATCAATGATATAAAATCCACGCCCGGCGACGCTCCAATATTTATTTGCGGCTGGGCCGACTTTGGAGATGCCCGGATCGGCAGAGATGACATTCGCTATCGGTTGGCGTGCAAATATCCGGATCGAACCATCATTCAGATGCCTCAAGCAATCGATTTCGCGAATGAGGCACTTTTGGAGTACGCGAAGCGGACGATTGGCAGACATCGCAATTTTTTCTTCATGACGCGCGATGAGCGGAGTTTCGAGCTGGCAAAAGCGAACTTCGATTGCGACGTCGAGACTGGGCCGGACACGGCATTCGGTATCGACCTGCTGAAACCGTTCGAAGCCGATCCTCTCAGGGCACTATACGTCATGCAGCCTTTTGGAGAGGACGACGTTGATATAGCTGAAGCCCGAGCAATCGTTGACGGACCCCTGACCAATTGGATCAACGGTCCGGATGGTTTGTCGCGCTTGCGCAAGGCGAGTGTCGTCAAGGCCGCAATGCGGCGTGGCTTCAGCCGCTCCGAAATGGCGGCCCAACATCACGAGGATGTCGCTGCTCGGTATGTCGATTATGGCGTGAAGATGCTGTCCGGCGCGGAACGGATTATCACCAACCGCCTGCATGGTCATACTCTTTGTCTTTTGCTCAATAAGCCGCATGTCGCGGTTGCGAGAAACGGAAGCAGGCTGCACGACTTCGTCAGCAGCTGGACTGGCGACTCTCTCCTGGTGGAGAAAGCGACAAATGCCGGTGAGATTTTGGCGGCCATGTCCC